The following proteins are encoded in a genomic region of Methylococcales bacterium:
- a CDS encoding agmatine deiminase family protein: protein MRKVVNLRLSLFPSPTVIRKTENNDDFSAGYINYYLCNGAVILPEFGDKKADAVAKKTLQALFPRRDMVQLNIDGIGSGRGGNTLYDATRTYLKTHHII, encoded by the coding sequence ATGCGCAAGGTCGTCAACTTGAGGTTGTCGTTATTCCCTTCTCCCACGGTTATCCGAAAAACAGAAAATAACGATGATTTTTCCGCAGGCTATATTAATTATTATCTATGTAATGGGGCGGTTATTCTACCTGAGTTTGGGGATAAAAAAGCCGATGCCGTGGCTAAAAAAACCTTACAAGCTTTATTTCCACGCCGTGATATGGTGCAACTTAATATTGATGGCATTGGCAGCGGGCGGGGGGGGAATACATTGTACGACGCAACAAGAACCTATTTAAAAACACACCATATAATCTAA
- a CDS encoding methyltransferase domain-containing protein gives MTTYYLESNKDYHDKDLNPDDAVNETLLEDTAKYYEDCHQDYLFAWCNRDNLALHYGYWDEDKPYNHHQALLNTNRALYEKAGIKPSDHVLDAGCGLGGSSLWMAGEYKNKVTGITISHKQADYANAKAKSRNLEHLVNFEVADYCKTPYEDESFDVIWALESSCYALDKGAFLKEAHRLLRKGGRLALCDAFMLQREFDKTQWQTVMDFLNGWLVPNLSDRDEFTRLIKEAGFQESHAYDISEQVLPSSKYMYKIAKRLAPVQKISQWLGLRSKTQTANYKVGFAQYDFFHDKLAEYCIFTATK, from the coding sequence GTGACTACTTACTATTTAGAATCTAACAAAGATTACCACGACAAAGATTTAAACCCTGATGATGCGGTGAATGAAACGCTATTAGAAGATACCGCTAAGTATTATGAAGATTGTCATCAAGATTATTTATTTGCTTGGTGCAATCGGGATAATTTAGCCTTGCATTATGGGTATTGGGATGAGGATAAACCTTATAATCATCATCAAGCGTTACTGAATACGAATCGAGCCTTATACGAAAAAGCGGGTATTAAACCCTCGGATCATGTACTGGATGCAGGTTGTGGTTTAGGCGGGAGTTCATTATGGATGGCGGGTGAATATAAAAATAAAGTGACGGGGATTACCATCAGTCATAAACAAGCGGATTATGCGAATGCTAAAGCTAAAAGTCGCAATCTGGAGCATCTGGTTAATTTTGAAGTTGCTGATTATTGTAAAACACCGTATGAAGATGAATCCTTTGATGTAATCTGGGCTTTAGAAAGTTCGTGCTACGCACTTGATAAAGGGGCCTTTTTAAAAGAAGCGCATCGTTTATTGCGTAAAGGTGGGCGATTAGCCTTGTGTGATGCCTTTATGTTACAACGCGAATTTGATAAAACGCAATGGCAAACGGTGATGGACTTTTTAAATGGCTGGTTAGTCCCTAATTTATCCGACCGTGACGAGTTTACCCGCTTAATTAAAGAAGCTGGATTCCAAGAAAGCCATGCGTATGATATTAGCGAGCAGGTTTTACCCTCGTCTAAATACATGTATAAAATTGCAAAGCGGTTGGCCCCTGTGCAAAAAATAAGCCAATGGTTGGGTTTGCGTTCAAAAACACAAACGGCCAATTACAAAGTAGGCTTTGCTCAGTATGATTTTTTTCATGACAAACTCGCCGAATATTGTATTTTTACCGCCACTAAATAA
- a CDS encoding MFS transporter yields MTSLERRATLSLASIYALRMLGLFMILPVLSLFSEQLEGATPLLIGLAISIYGLSQALLQIPFGLLSDRFGRKKIIIIGLILFSAGSLVAAVSTTIYGVLLGRALQGCGAIAAAIMALVADLTQEVHRTKAMATIGASIGISFGIAITLGPIIAGFIGIQGIFYLTAVLALLAILVVLFIVPNPQKSIVHRDAQLVPTQIKNVLKNTDLLRLNYGIFILHLILTASFVVLPLLIRDAGLAAEDHWQVYLPILVTSMIVIVPFIILAEKKRQMKVVFIGAILTLVIANTALSYFYHDLTLLIGLLWLFFCGFNLLEATLPSLISKTAPADLKGTAMGAYSSSQFMGAFLGGVTGGWLYGEYGAQTVFLSTAAAALSWAFIALFMRPPRYLANLLISLEEINHQQAEEFSNELLAITGISEARLHFEENTAYLKVDNQLLNKTQLQEMLSRWAR; encoded by the coding sequence ATGACTTCATTGGAGCGGCGTGCGACCCTTTCCTTAGCCAGCATTTATGCATTACGAATGTTAGGCTTGTTTATGATTTTACCCGTATTATCTCTTTTTTCTGAACAATTAGAAGGCGCAACGCCGCTCTTAATTGGTTTAGCCATTAGTATTTATGGTTTAAGCCAAGCCCTTTTGCAAATTCCCTTTGGATTACTCTCCGATCGTTTTGGGCGCAAAAAAATTATTATTATCGGATTGATTTTATTTTCCGCAGGCAGTTTAGTCGCAGCGGTATCGACAACCATTTATGGGGTCTTATTAGGGCGTGCCTTACAAGGCTGTGGCGCAATTGCCGCCGCAATTATGGCCTTAGTCGCTGATCTAACACAGGAAGTTCATCGTACCAAAGCGATGGCAACTATTGGGGCGAGTATCGGCATATCCTTTGGCATCGCCATTACGCTAGGCCCTATTATTGCAGGTTTTATCGGCATACAAGGTATTTTTTACTTAACCGCCGTATTAGCCTTACTCGCTATTTTAGTCGTCCTTTTTATTGTGCCTAACCCGCAAAAATCCATCGTTCACCGTGATGCCCAACTCGTCCCTACACAAATAAAAAATGTTCTAAAAAATACAGACTTACTCCGCTTAAACTATGGCATTTTTATTCTTCACCTCATTTTAACCGCAAGCTTCGTTGTTTTACCCTTATTGATTCGAGACGCCGGCCTTGCAGCAGAAGATCACTGGCAAGTTTATTTGCCTATTTTAGTCACCTCTATGATCGTTATTGTGCCATTTATTATTTTAGCCGAGAAAAAACGACAAATGAAAGTCGTTTTTATAGGGGCTATTCTAACTCTAGTCATTGCTAATACCGCGTTAAGTTATTTTTATCATGACTTAACCTTGCTCATTGGCTTACTATGGCTCTTTTTCTGTGGCTTTAACTTATTAGAGGCGACCTTACCTTCGTTGATTTCAAAAACAGCCCCAGCCGATTTAAAAGGAACCGCGATGGGGGCGTATTCAAGTTCCCAGTTTATGGGGGCTTTTTTAGGTGGGGTAACGGGTGGCTGGCTCTATGGCGAATACGGTGCGCAAACTGTTTTTTTATCTACCGCAGCAGCAGCCTTAAGCTGGGCTTTCATTGCTTTGTTTATGCGTCCTCCTCGCTATTTAGCTAATTTATTAATTTCCTTGGAAGAAATCAATCATCAACAAGCGGAAGAATTTAGCAATGAACTCCTCGCAATTACAGGGATTTCAGAAGCACGGTTACACTTTGAAGAAAATACGGCTTATTTAAAAGTGGATAATCAATTATTAAATAAAACGCAGTTACAAGAAATGCTATCTCGTTGGGCTCGTTAA
- a CDS encoding transposase family protein, which yields MKIKEILPRIYDDRQLRALTGLKTEHFILLLSLFEKTLIEDQKEKHENKERKYGSGLDSTLKKPADKLLFILNYMKCYSTFDHLGFSFNMNKSCAHTHVYKLFPILIKTLDIFNVLPATSFSTPEEMQQAFGGVQTLIIDATERAVQRPSDYEEQNEFYSGKKTAYN from the coding sequence ATGAAAATAAAAGAAATTTTACCAAGAATTTATGATGATAGACAGTTAAGAGCTTTAACAGGATTAAAAACAGAACATTTTATTTTACTATTATCTCTATTTGAAAAGACCCTTATTGAAGATCAAAAAGAAAAACATGAAAATAAAGAAAGAAAATACGGTAGTGGTTTAGATAGCACATTAAAAAAACCCGCAGACAAATTATTATTTATATTAAATTATATGAAGTGCTATTCTACTTTCGATCACTTAGGGTTTTCTTTTAATATGAATAAATCATGCGCCCATACTCATGTATACAAATTATTTCCAATTTTAATAAAGACGTTAGATATATTTAATGTTTTACCTGCAACAAGTTTTTCAACCCCTGAAGAAATGCAGCAGGCTTTTGGCGGAGTTCAAACATTGATAATAGATGCTACAGAGCGTGCTGTACAACGCCCTAGTGACTATGAAGAACAAAATGAATTTTACAGTGGTAAAAAAACAGCATACAATTAA
- a CDS encoding agmatine deiminase family protein has product MPSPETELNYLLGLEKIIWLPGIKGKDITDGHTDFYARFSQPGRVVVSLETNPNYFDYTVTHAHLEILNTATDAQGRQLEVVVIPFSHGYPKNRK; this is encoded by the coding sequence ATGCCATCGCCTGAAACGGAATTAAATTATTTATTAGGATTGGAAAAAATTATTTGGTTGCCTGGAATAAAAGGTAAGGATATTACCGATGGGCATACCGATTTTTATGCACGATTTTCACAACCAGGTCGTGTGGTCGTTAGTTTAGAAACCAATCCTAACTATTTTGATTATACCGTTACTCACGCGCATTTAGAGATTTTAAACACGGCAACAGATGCGCAAGGTCGTCAACTTGAGGTTGTCGTTATTCCCTTCTCCCACGGTTATCCGAAAAACAGAAAATAA
- a CDS encoding Tex family protein: protein MDITSLLSQELSVTHSQIDATIKLLDEGSTVPFIARYRKEITQGLDDSQLRTLEERLNYLRELESRRQTILDSIHNQNKLTPELKQTINQVETKTQLEDLYLPYKPKRRTKAQIAREAGLEPLLETLLANRTLSPETLAATYLDSTHNINQATDALEGAKQILMERISEDAPLLNQLRERVWEQGNLHAKVVSGKETEAVKFKDYFDYHEAIHKIPSHRALALFRGRNEKLLTLTLNPAKAATAPDDYYIQRIILNLNADKNSPVNQWLQLVARFAWKVKLLTRIDLDLKSRLLELAETEAIRVFADNLRDLLLASPAGAKVTMGLDPGIRTGVKVAIVDTTGKVIDFTTIYPHPPKKQWDESIEHLAKLINQHSIELISIGNGTGSRETDQLVSDLGKRYPKLRFNNVMVSEAGASVYSASELAAKEFPDLDVSIRGAVSIARRLQDPLAELVKIEAKAIGVGQYQHDVNQTQLARMLDTVVEDCVNAVGVNVNTASAPLLKQVSGVSMSISQNIVDYRNENGAFKNRKQLKKVARLGEKAYQQSAGFLRIINGDNPLDASAVHPEAYPIVKTILEKNTTTIRAIIGQKQSLQSLNPRDYVTEKFGLPTINDIFSELEKPGRDPRPEFKRVKFKEGVEKITDLTEGMLLEGVVTNVANFGAFIDIGVHQDGLVHISHLANKFVKDPREIVKTGEMVKVKVMAIDIARQRITLSMKQV, encoded by the coding sequence ATGGATATTACCTCACTCTTATCACAAGAACTCAGCGTTACTCATTCGCAAATTGATGCCACCATCAAATTACTCGATGAAGGGTCAACCGTCCCTTTTATTGCACGTTATCGAAAAGAAATCACCCAAGGGCTGGATGATAGTCAATTAAGAACCCTCGAAGAACGTTTAAATTATTTGCGTGAATTAGAATCGCGTCGCCAAACCATTCTCGACAGCATTCACAACCAAAACAAACTCACGCCTGAATTAAAACAAACCATTAACCAAGTTGAAACTAAAACACAACTAGAAGATTTATATTTACCCTATAAACCTAAACGTCGTACAAAAGCCCAAATAGCGCGAGAAGCGGGGCTTGAACCTCTATTAGAGACCCTGCTCGCAAACAGAACCCTATCCCCTGAAACACTTGCAGCAACGTATCTTGATTCGACGCATAACATTAATCAAGCGACAGATGCCTTAGAGGGGGCAAAACAAATTTTAATGGAACGCATTAGTGAAGATGCGCCGCTTTTAAATCAATTACGAGAACGGGTTTGGGAACAAGGAAACCTTCATGCTAAAGTCGTAAGCGGTAAAGAAACCGAGGCGGTCAAATTTAAAGATTATTTTGACTATCATGAAGCCATTCATAAAATTCCCTCACACCGAGCTTTAGCTTTATTTAGAGGCCGTAATGAAAAATTATTAACCCTCACATTAAACCCTGCAAAGGCGGCAACGGCACCTGATGATTATTATATTCAACGGATTATTTTAAATCTTAATGCCGATAAAAATAGCCCTGTAAACCAATGGTTACAACTTGTTGCCCGTTTTGCATGGAAAGTAAAATTATTGACTCGTATTGATTTAGATTTAAAATCACGGTTATTAGAATTAGCCGAAACCGAAGCCATTCGAGTTTTTGCCGATAATCTTAGAGACTTATTACTCGCCTCTCCCGCAGGGGCTAAAGTGACGATGGGCTTAGATCCTGGTATTCGGACAGGGGTTAAAGTCGCCATTGTTGACACTACGGGAAAAGTGATTGATTTCACAACTATTTATCCTCATCCCCCGAAAAAACAATGGGATGAATCCATTGAACACTTGGCTAAATTGATAAACCAACATTCAATTGAATTAATTAGTATCGGTAATGGCACAGGCTCGCGTGAAACCGATCAGTTAGTGAGTGATTTAGGAAAACGTTATCCTAAGCTTCGATTTAATAACGTGATGGTTTCAGAAGCAGGGGCCTCTGTTTATTCGGCCTCTGAATTAGCGGCAAAGGAATTTCCTGATTTGGATGTTTCAATACGAGGGGCCGTCTCTATTGCTCGACGCTTACAAGATCCTTTAGCGGAATTAGTTAAAATTGAAGCCAAAGCCATCGGCGTTGGGCAATATCAACATGATGTTAATCAAACGCAACTCGCTAGAATGTTAGATACCGTGGTTGAAGATTGTGTTAATGCGGTAGGCGTTAATGTGAATACGGCCTCCGCTCCTTTATTAAAACAAGTCTCTGGCGTGTCGATGAGTATTAGTCAAAATATCGTTGATTATCGGAATGAAAACGGGGCTTTTAAAAATAGAAAACAACTTAAAAAAGTGGCTCGTTTAGGTGAAAAAGCGTATCAACAATCTGCAGGTTTTTTAAGAATTATTAATGGCGATAATCCCCTTGATGCCTCGGCTGTGCATCCCGAAGCGTATCCTATCGTCAAGACTATTTTAGAAAAAAATACAACGACTATCCGTGCTATTATCGGTCAGAAACAGTCGCTTCAATCGCTTAACCCACGTGATTATGTCACTGAAAAATTTGGCTTACCAACGATTAATGATATTTTTTCTGAACTTGAAAAACCAGGCCGAGACCCTCGACCTGAATTTAAACGTGTTAAATTTAAAGAAGGCGTTGAAAAAATAACGGATTTAACCGAAGGGATGCTTTTAGAAGGCGTGGTAACCAATGTCGCTAACTTTGGTGCCTTTATTGATATTGGAGTGCATCAAGATGGCTTGGTTCATATCTCACACTTAGCGAATAAATTTGTTAAAGATCCGCGTGAAATTGTCAAAACAGGTGAAATGGTTAAGGTTAAAGTCATGGCGATTGATATTGCACGTCAACGAATTACCTTGTCGATGAAACAAGTCTAA
- a CDS encoding transposase family protein, whose product MFKKEFNPELNWFSNFNIFIDLGYLGFNNEYKTNSVNIPHKKPNKSKHNPNPTLTENQKKENKEMSRERVIVEHVIGGMKRYRCLVDKFRNKKEGVKDLFSFLAAILWNFNMIY is encoded by the coding sequence ATGTTTAAAAAAGAATTTAATCCAGAATTAAATTGGTTTAGTAATTTTAATATATTTATTGATTTAGGTTATTTGGGGTTTAATAATGAATATAAAACTAATTCGGTAAATATTCCTCATAAAAAACCAAATAAATCTAAGCATAATCCAAACCCAACATTAACAGAAAATCAAAAAAAAGAAAACAAAGAGATGAGTCGTGAAAGAGTCATTGTTGAGCATGTAATCGGTGGAATGAAAAGATATAGATGCCTAGTTGACAAGTTTAGAAATAAAAAAGAAGGTGTAAAAGATTTATTTTCTTTTTTAGCGGCTATCCTATGGAATTTTAACATGATATATTAA
- a CDS encoding SulP family inorganic anion transporter, with protein MKKKLLSPPLLPKQGLEGLKENWQSDLIAGFAVFLTALPLCLAIALASGFPPASGIITAIIGGLMVSRINGSFVTINGPAAGLIVVIFSAVQSLGDGDVIAGYRYTLAAIVFASALQVLMGWSKVGRLSAFFPTSVVHGMLAAIGIIIMAQQTHVMLGITPDVGNIFFIIAQIPESLLNPTPKIAIIGLSGLIIISVWSLLKPSKLKRIPVPIVVLFTGMLLAQIFGLQHEHLHLNLSAIEEHQHLVEPQFLVKLPDYFLASFYYPDFSKVFTSEFLGAVISICLVGSLESLLSAAAIDKLDPYQRKSDLNRDLTAIGLGNMISGFIGGLPMIAEIIRSTTNVNNGAKTGWSNFFHALILLMFVVLFPHFIHNIPLASLAVLLIYTGYSLASPASFKKIFEIGKEQFLVFIITIISVLATDLLLGVMLGIVSKLLIHIVRGVWLDNLFKIKFSIQSPNQHTIVIKLTGSALFSNFLPLRKALSELDTGKNLIFNFTDSYLIDYTVTEYISDFSRQYRAEGGQCYQVGTALNTFSDHPLAARLMAKI; from the coding sequence ATGAAGAAGAAATTATTATCGCCCCCCCTTTTACCAAAACAAGGATTAGAGGGGTTAAAAGAAAATTGGCAAAGTGATTTAATCGCAGGTTTCGCTGTTTTTTTAACGGCATTACCCTTATGCCTAGCCATTGCCTTAGCGTCAGGATTTCCACCCGCCTCAGGTATTATTACCGCGATTATTGGTGGGTTAATGGTCTCCCGAATTAATGGATCTTTTGTGACCATTAATGGCCCGGCTGCGGGTTTAATTGTCGTTATATTTTCCGCTGTTCAGAGCTTAGGGGACGGTGATGTTATTGCAGGTTATCGCTATACCTTAGCGGCCATTGTTTTTGCAAGTGCGTTACAAGTTTTAATGGGTTGGTCGAAAGTTGGACGTTTAAGTGCTTTTTTCCCGACCTCAGTCGTACATGGGATGTTAGCGGCTATTGGGATTATTATCATGGCTCAACAAACGCATGTGATGTTAGGTATCACCCCCGATGTGGGTAATATATTTTTTATTATCGCACAAATTCCTGAAAGTTTACTTAACCCAACCCCTAAAATAGCGATTATCGGCTTAAGTGGTTTGATTATTATTTCGGTCTGGTCCTTATTGAAACCATCAAAACTCAAACGTATACCGGTTCCTATTGTTGTCTTATTTACAGGAATGCTGTTGGCCCAAATTTTTGGGTTACAACATGAACATTTACATCTTAATTTATCAGCGATTGAAGAACATCAGCATTTAGTTGAACCGCAATTTTTAGTTAAGCTCCCTGATTATTTTTTAGCAAGTTTTTATTACCCCGATTTTTCTAAAGTTTTTACCAGCGAGTTTTTAGGGGCGGTCATTAGCATTTGTTTAGTCGGTAGCCTTGAGTCTCTATTAAGTGCCGCAGCCATCGATAAGCTGGATCCCTATCAGCGTAAATCTGATTTAAATCGTGATTTAACCGCCATCGGCTTGGGAAATATGATTTCAGGCTTTATCGGCGGCTTACCGATGATTGCTGAAATTATACGCAGTACCACTAATGTTAATAATGGGGCGAAAACGGGCTGGTCAAACTTTTTCCATGCCTTAATCTTATTAATGTTTGTGGTTTTATTTCCTCATTTTATTCATAACATCCCCTTAGCCTCATTGGCGGTCTTACTCATTTATACGGGGTATAGCTTAGCCTCGCCCGCTTCATTTAAAAAAATATTTGAAATAGGTAAAGAGCAATTCTTAGTTTTTATTATTACGATTATCAGTGTACTCGCAACGGATTTACTCTTAGGGGTTATGCTTGGAATTGTAAGTAAATTACTCATCCATATTGTGCGGGGGGTTTGGCTTGATAATCTCTTTAAAATTAAGTTTAGCATTCAGTCGCCAAATCAACACACGATTGTAATTAAGTTGACGGGGTCTGCTTTATTTTCAAATTTTTTACCCTTAAGAAAGGCATTATCCGAATTAGATACGGGTAAAAATTTGATTTTTAATTTTACAGACAGCTATTTAATTGATTATACCGTGACAGAATATATTAGCGATTTTAGTCGCCAGTATCGTGCAGAAGGCGGGCAATGCTATCAAGTGGGGACGGCATTAAACACGTTTTCAGATCATCCATTAGCAGCGCGATTAATGGCGAAAATATAA